The DNA region CTCCTGCATGCTGCATGTCTTCTATTTGCCCGTCGAGTATGCCCGCCACGCCGATAGAGGTATGTAATACTCCATAGTGCCGAGAAACATCTCCCTATCTCCTCTGCCAAATCTTCTAATACATCCCCCCGGTATCATGAAATCGCGATAAGTACAATACGACTCCTCTAATCACAAAGCCCGTGGCTGAGCCAGCAAGCTCGAATGAATGAGGTAAGCAACCATTTAGACCCTGCCCTGTCCGCAAGAAAGGGGAGACAACGAAAACACAACCCTCCAAGTGACATGGTCGCCGTAGCCGTCAACTAGGGAAAGCCACACAACCCGAACTCGCGgtctctcttttcccccctACCTACTAGTGATCCTATTTTGGGTTGACCACCCCATGTCGTTGCAAATGGGTTAGGGAGGTTGCATTCATGCggcccacctccaccagaaAGCAGCAGTTCTTGAGCTCATCAAGACTAGCCCAAAATCATGCGAGGGTGCACAGACGGGGGACTTTCGTCTTGTCGAGGTTTCCTATTCCCGAAATCGTCCATCATTCCCAAATTTCATCTCTTTTTGGCATCCTGGGTGTTCGTCTTGTGTCCGAATCTCCTCGGGAACCTCGTATGTGCCGCTCGTGAGCGACGCTGACCGAGACAGACcagggaagagaaggagtgacggcagcagcaaccgaaTACGCTTCGGTAATTCTACCGAGATgtttgagatggatgggagCGAATGTCCATCATGTTCATCATGTCCCGTCTCAGTCGTCGTGGGGGCACGAAGAGACGGAGCGAGTGTTTCTTGTATTGAATCATGCCGATGGAAATGATATTGTATTCATGTGTATTGTGTTTGTAACCCCCCAAAGAGTAAAAAAACCGGTGATGATCCACGGACGGTTCGGATTCATTAGTACAAAACTATTCCTGGAGCGCGCGATTGCAGCGCGGGAACAATAGTATAGTATAGCAATGATGATATAACCACCATAACCAGCTCATGCTGCTATGCGGCGTGGAATTGGCGCTGGTAAAACAAGCGGTTGGCTAGCGGAAGAACTTTCAAGTGTTTGTTTGCTTTCAACTTCAAACATCTCAGAGATCACCACTTCCATCCTTCCGTTCCTGGATAAAGGTTGCAACCAATtcacccctccctcgccccgccatcctcggcctGGAGAACGTCCTCCGGCCCTGTGCACGCAGCCGCACCCCGCGGCCGCCTTGCATGGCCTGATAACAAGACCAAGCTGTACGCCAAAACCTGATTATTCGCGGGGGCGGAGACGATGGCACCGGCCTTCTGTTCACGAGGCGCAGTTCGGGAGAATTCGCGGACGGAATTCATCCGTACGATCTCGATTACTGAGCTCATGAGGCCATCTCCAAGTGCCAACCCACTTGGCGGCTTTGTATGCCCCGCAGATACGGATACAGACAAggctttgatgatgatcgATTGTTTCGGTTTTCAGCCTTCTGGGTATCGTTCATGATGGTTGTTGTCATGTACCGTCCTTCACCTGCGGCGTAGAGTAGTGATTGCCAGCGATGCTCAAGTCACACACAGTCGGCGTCTCACAGGTGGGTGTGATAGATTGTGATAAGAACTGGGGGCCAGAACACCAAGACTGGGGCCCCGAGATGCCGTACCGATAGACGATGCTTGGGTCAGAAACACCTTCCCTATCATTTGACGCCAACAAAAAGAGGCGTCCAGGTGCATGTTTCTCAGTGCCTGCCCGCTGGCTGTAAACGCTTGACTGGGGCAACTGCCGACGTCCACAGTTTCAACTGGTGTTGCTGCAGTTCGGCCATTCTGTTGTGATTGGCGTCTGCAAGCGGTATGTAGGTTTGGCCTCTTTTCGTCGGACCAGGAGGGTAAAAGCCGCAATCCATGCTGTTCGAGCCCAAAAGCCACCAGACATGGCGGCATGAAGATCTCAAGGTTCCTGAAAATTCGTATTCGTTGGTCTTTTGAGCCTCGTGCATATGCTCCCCAAGCGGCAGTCCGAAACTGATATTGCGGGGTGTCCCGGATGGTCATGTTTGAGGGCGGGTTGAGTTGACGAAAGTTGAGACGTTCCTGGGGCTCTTTCTGACGACATCAAGCAGTTGCCAATCGAACCACTCACATGAGGCTAttccctgctgctgttgtgatATGTTAGTATAGATACCCCGCCCTGATGTTGTGTCGAGTGGCCGGTCGCTCAACATGCGGCCGGCCCGATAGAGAAGCATCGCAATGCTTGGTGGCCATATCACGacgcctcctcatcccccgcaCCAGCCTCATCGGGAAGTTGCGTAGAAGATATCCAGTTCTCCATCATAGCCTGACCTCGAGGTCGGCCGGCAGCTTGGGACCTGCCGCTCGTCGACATTGCTAAACCTCCGCCCTTTCCGATGCCCTCCCGTCTTTTGACGACGAGGCACAGCACTCGGCCATAGATGGCGAAACCCTCGTATGAGATATCCATGCCcaacttcttcttgtcgtcaGGTCCATCCATGTCTCGAGCGGCCGCCTTCTCCCGACGGCGCTTTAATGGGGGCGGCCTTCCAGCTGCTGTGTCActgtcatcgtcgtcgtctccgTCACCAACGAACAGCTGATCATCTGATGAATCTGTATCAATCGTCTCAACAACGTCAGGATCAATCTCGGAGGGGTTCGACACGCCTTCATTCTCCCCGCTGGTTTGCCTGCGCCTCTTTGGTCTCCGATTGGTACTGGCcgagtttgttgttgtttcatCTATCGTGGGGATGTCGTCCAGGTTGATGGCATTCtgatcatcctcctcctcgtggATCAGTggcacatcatcatccccatcggTTGCCTCCTGGAGCACCTCATCCCCGTCAACATTAATGGGGGCGTCATGAGCCCCGCCTGTCAGTTTTGAAGAGTTGGACGTGAGCTTAGTCTGCACCTTGTCACGAAAGTGCTTCCTCTTGTGCAACAGTGAGTGTCTCGTGTCGGTTTCCATCAGGAAGATCGACACCTCAAAGTCATCTGCTCTCAGCGGTCAGCATGAGCTGTCCGATTTCCACACACTTGGCAGGGCCCGAGAACCTGGGGTAACGATATGCTTCTTCTTACCTTGGACCACGACATCCTTGATGGTTCgtttcttgttctttttcttcatgcGATCTCGCTCTTGCTCCTCGCGCAGTTTCGGCAAGACCAGCGGCCGTACACTCTCAATAACTTTGGGAAGAATAGGGTCCCGTGGGTTCAGGAGCCATGACTGTGTCAGTGCGGGGTTGTCCAGGTATATGCGGCACTCGAGAACCGAATATTTGGTAATTCTCAAGTATCGTCGTATGGGTGTCATGGTTACCCATGAACCATCAGTTTCTTATgatgttgaagttgaagttgaagtCGGTAAACAGTCAGATGAGTCGTAGGCACCAATAACATGTCATGGAAGGGCGGTAAGTTCGTTCAGGTGGGGCTGCTTTTTCAGCCTTGCAGGGAAGGCGCCATCGGGCTGTGATGACGTGACGTCGTTTGCAATGGTCTGTGTCGACAAAGAATGAGCCAGAGAACTTCCACTTGACAATATATGCAACGATGATTTTGATTCTTGGTTATGTCGGTGTATCGCTCGCTTCTAATCTAAATACCATGGACTCATCAGATCCATATGTTGTATGCCTCCTTGATAGCAATCATATTTGCCTGATCTCCTTGCCCGCCATCTCGGGCCTTTCCAGTTCCCATTCATCTCTCAACACCGCAAACATGAGGTCGCAAACTAACAGGCTCTGTCCCAATCCCCACACAAGAGTAATGGCGTAGAAAAAGTTGGCATTGCCGCTGCCGGCGTAGATCCAAAGATAATAGAATGCCGGCCCAAGGAAAGAGGCATACATGATGACTGCCGCAATAACGAAGCTGTAGCGCATAAGTGGGAAGACGTGCCGGTATAATGGCACCATGGCCAAGAAGAGTGACGTGTCGCTGATGCTAGGGTAAGgcttgaagatggcgaatattccaagaaggagggtcaacaccaccaaggGTTGCCGCCGGATCCGGATGGAAAGACCGCCGACGTAACAAGAGAGGTGAAGCCAGAAGACTGCCAGGAAGAAGGACCGGAAGGAGTCGAACATTTCGATAAAGAAGTACCACCACAGGCCGACATTGGGTGTCAGGTCTGACAGGGTCAACTGCACACCGTATGTGGATGGCAGGAATTCCCATGAGCCTGTGATAAGATACGACATGCCGAACAACAGTCCCAGCACACCGAACACAACCGGAACGTGTGATGCGGCAAAAGAGACCACTGATTTGTTGGCTCGTTCGGGGCGTTGTCTGTCGAGGCAAAGTAGAACAAGCGGCGGAAGTAATAATAACGGGTACATCGACAGATAGCTCGCAAAGGACAGCGCAACCATGGCGCTGAAGGGTGCGCCGGACACGGCCTTGGCGATGGCATGGAGAATCGCGCAAGTGGTGAATACGCTTGTGGACCTTCCGAGACATGTTGCCACGGTGAAGGGGTTGAAAAGGAAGCTACGTTCTGTCAGCATCTTCACGATCTCCTGCGCCCATattcaggggtaaaaagAGATGCCTTACATAGCTGCAATGATGAATCCGTTCCATCTCCTTTCGCGACGGGGGGATGTAAATAGGGCAGATGACCCTGCCTCGCCCGAGTCCGCAATTTTCCATAGTGCGCTAGCACTCAACAAGTCGATCGCGATGTAGAGGAGGTAGGTAAATATCGGGTAGCTCAATGCATTCGGGAGTAGGGAGAACAGcggaaggaaaaggggcgCTTGGTGGTAGACACCACCATCGTATGGCGACACATTGTGGTTATAGAGAAAGAGGCCTTCTTGCACTTGAAGCTGGTTAGCATCCCGTCAAGAAAATCGGCAAGAAAATTGGAGGCGCAATGTGACGCGACACCCTAAACTTACGGCGCTTGAAGCTGGTGACTGGGGTTGAGATCTCGACGCGGCCAGTCAACAGATCCGGAAGATCAGGAAGAAGAATAAAAATGGCAAGCCGCAGAACGGCGGCGCCAGCATAGAGTGCCGCCGTTCTTCCCACCGTTACCTTGCCGCCATCCATATCTCAATGCGCCATCTCTTGAACACGCAAACTGAAGATGAAGTCAGCGACAGAAGTCACACCGTGGCCGAAATTTGGACGCCAAATTCGAGACTCCTGGGAGTCGTGCCAGCGAATCACTTGGGCCGCTGCATGCCTGGCGCGGCTCATGCAGGGAAGTCCTTGGTGGGGTTGCCGAGATGTTGATTCCCTTCTCTGATTGAGCGGCGCAACCATATCTCTTATCGCTTCCCGGCGGTGGGAGATGGCACAAAAAAAGTTTAGGAAGTGAATGGGAAAAAAAACACTGGAAAAGTTCACCCCCGCGGCCTGCAACCACTGCAAAGTTCTGGCCTACTCTGTGATTATTCGCTGACGAGGTCCCCCGATCAACACACAATGGCCAAAATTAAGAAGAAGGGCCAGTCCGGCCAGGCGAAGAACTACATCACCCGCACAcaggctgtcaagaagctccagaTCAGCTTGCCCGACTTCCGCAAGCTTTGCATTTGGAAGGGAATCTATCCAAGAGAGCCCAGGAGTCGCAAGAAGGTGTCCAAGTcggccaccgcctccaccaccttctaCTACACCAAGGATATCCAGTACCTCCAGCACGAGCCGCTGCTTCAGAAATTCCGCGAGCAAAAGGTTctcgagaagaagatctCCCGCGCTCTTGGTCGTGGCGATGTTAGCGATGCTGCCCGTCTCGAGCGCAATGCTGGGCGTCCCGATCAGACCGGCAAGCCGCGCTACACCCTCCACCATGTCATCCGTGAGCGCTACCCGACCTTCATCGATGCCATTCGCGATCTCGACGACTGCCTGTCCatgctcttcctcttcgccaacctcccctccaccacttcAGTTCCCGCCAAGATGATCGCCCGGTGCGAACGCCTTTGCCACGAGTTCCAGCACTACCTCATCACTTCTCACAGCCTGCGCAAGTCCTTCTTGTCTATCAAGGGCATCTACTACCAGGCCAACATTCAGGGCGAGGACGTCTTGTGGTTGGTCCCATACAAGTTCAACCAAAGGGTTGTTGGAGATATCGATTTCCGCATCATGGGTACCTTTGTCGAGTTTTACATGACCCTTCTCGGCTTCGTCAACTACAGACTGTACTCCTCGATCGGTCTCAAGTACCCACCCAAGTTTGATCAGACCAAGGATGACAAGGGTGCTGAGCTTGCTGCGCTCACGTTGGAGGGTGTCAACCTTGCGACAAACGAGGAGACTACCAAAGCGATCACCAATGGCGAGGGCCA from Podospora pseudoanserina strain CBS 124.78 chromosome 1, whole genome shotgun sequence includes:
- a CDS encoding hypothetical protein (BUSCO:EOG09262O0R; COG:S; EggNog:ENOG503NWH3); translated protein: MDGGKVTVGRTAALYAGAAVLRLAIFILLPDLPDLLTGRVEISTPVTSFKRLQEGLFLYNHNVSPYDGGVYHQAPLFLPLFSLLPNALSYPIFTYLLYIAIDLLSASALWKIADSGEAGSSALFTSPRRERRWNGFIIAAIFLFNPFTVATCLGRSTSVFTTCAILHAIAKAVSGAPFSAMVALSFASYLSMYPLLLLPPLVLLCLDRQRPERANKSVVSFAASHVPVVFGVLGLLFGMSYLITGSWEFLPSTYGVQLTLSDLTPNVGLWWYFFIEMFDSFRSFFLAVFWLHLSCYVGGLSIRIRRQPLVVLTLLLGIFAIFKPYPSISDTSLFLAMVPLYRHVFPLMRYSFVIAAVIMYASFLGPAFYYLWIYAGSGNANFFYAITLVWGLGQSLLVCDLMFAVLRDEWELERPEMAGKEIRQI
- a CDS encoding hypothetical protein (EggNog:ENOG503P209), with translation MTPIRRYLRITKYSVLECRIYLDNPALTQSWLLNPRDPILPKVIESVRPLVLPKLREEQERDRMKKKNKKRTIKDVVVQDDFEVSIFLMETDTRHSLLHKRKHFRDKVQTKLTSNSSKLTGGAHDAPINVDGDEVLQEATDGDDDVPLIHEEEDDQNAINLDDIPTIDETTTNSASTNRRPKRRRQTSGENEGVSNPSEIDPDVVETIDTDSSDDQLFVGDGDDDDDSDTAAGRPPPLKRRREKAAARDMDGPDDKKKLGMDISYEGFAIYGRVLCLVVKRREGIGKGGGLAMSTSGRSQAAGRPRGQAMMENWISSTQLPDEAGAGDEEAS